One Nicotiana sylvestris chromosome 12, ASM39365v2, whole genome shotgun sequence genomic window carries:
- the LOC138883244 gene encoding uncharacterized protein — protein MSWFTILANYLLSGFIPNEFSSNQRKKLKRDCLDYYWDELYLFQICTDGVIRRCVPEEEQVEILEAWHSSPYGGHHGGARTTTKVLSCGFYWPNLYKDASDLVKHYDECQRAGGISKKNEMPLTTILEIDIFDVRGIDFMEPFMSSCGNTYILVVVDYVSKWVEAMALPNKKLEV, from the coding sequence ATGTCATGGTTCACCATCTTAGCAAATTATCTTCTAAGTGGCTTTAtaccgaatgagttctcttcaaaccaaaggaagaagctcaaacgggattgccTTGATTACTATTGGGATGAACTGTATCtcttccaaatttgtactgatggTGTGATTCGAAGATGTGTGCCGGAGGAGGAACAAGTGGAAATTCTTGAGGCTTGGCACTCTTCAccgtatggtggtcaccatggtggagctaGAACAACAAcaaaagtgttgagttgtggattctattggcctaatCTCTACAAGGACGCTAGTGATCTAGTCAAGCATtatgatgaatgtcaaagagccgGTGGGATTTCTAAGAAGAATGAGATGCCCCTCACCACCATCTTAGAAATTGACATCTTTGATGTaaggggcattgatttcatggaaCCGTTcatgagctcttgtgggaatacttacattttGGTAGTTGTGGACTATGtatcaaaatgggttgaagccatggctttacccaacaagAAGCTCGAAGTGTGA